ATTCATGTCTATCAAAGGTTCTCACTCTGTTGATCATTTCCATAAAAAACTGGGTAAGATCATGTGGGAAAAATGCGGTATGGCACGTAACGAACAAGGCCTGAAAGAAGCCATCGAAGAAATTAAAGCCCTTCGCGCTGAATTCTGGAAAGATGTTCGTGTACCTGGTGACGTAAATGAATTCAACCCTGAACTCGAAAAAGCTGGCCGCGTTGCCGACTTCCTCGAACTCGGTGAACTCATGTGCATGGATGCCCTGAACCGTCGCGAATCCTGCGGTGGTCACTTCCGTGAAGAATCACAAACAGAAGATGGTGAAGCAAAACGCGATGACGAGAACTTCAGCTATGTAGCAGCATGGGAATACAAAGGCCCTAGCGACTATGTTCTGCACAAAGAACCACTCGTATTCGAAGAAGTTAAACCTTCTCAACGTAGCTATAAATAAGGAATTGGTCATCGCTGCTAACAGCCAGACCAGCAATTAATAAATCTAATAATAGTCCAAGCATATGGAACATTATAACATGAACCTCACATTAAAAGTGTGGAGGCAGAAAAATAAAGATGATCGTGGTGGATTCGAAACTATTCCAGCTAAAAACATTTCTTCTGAAATGTCATTCCTGGAAATGTTCGACGTGGTAAACGAAGAATTGATCAACGAGGGTAAAGAACCAATCGCATTTGACCACGACTGCCGCGAAGGTATCTGTGGTATGTGCTCTATGCACATCAATGGCCGTGCACACGGTCCGTGGGATGGTACTACTACCTGTCAGCTGCATATGCGTGCGTTCAAAGATGGTGATACCATCACCGTTGAACCATGGAGAGCAGGCGCTTTCCCTGTAGTGAAAGACCTGACTGTAGATCGTTCTGCTTTTGATCGTATCATCGAAGCAGGTGGTTACGTTTCTGTAAACACCGGTAACGCTCAGGATGCCAACAATATTCCTATCGAGAAACATAAAGCTGACCTGGCCTTCGCCGCTGCTGCATGTATCGGTTGTGGCGCCTGCGTTGCTGCCTGCAAAAACTCTTCTGCAATGCTCTTCGTATCTGCAAAAGTTTCTCAGCTGGCACTGCTGCCTCAGGGTCAGCCGGAAAAAAGAACACGTGCCCTCAATATGCTGGCACAAATGGACAAGGAAGGATTCGGTAGCTGTACCAACACTGGTGCCTGCGAAGCAGAATGTCCAAAAGAAATCTCTCTCACCAATATCGCCCGCCTCAACCGCGAGTTTATCGCAGCTGGCTTTACTTCTGAGAAATAATCAGGAATTACTAACTGATGCAATATTTAAAAAGACTCCTCTCACTGAGAGGAGTTTTTTTATGCCCGCCATTCATCCTCTAAATTCTTTTGCGGCTATTTTTTTTACTATTATGTGGGAACACGAAATGAAAACCATATGTCAGAACATTCCCGCAGAAAATTTATAAAACATCTCGGCGGCACCGCTGCCTTAATAGGTGCAGGCTCCCTCGCTGCACTCGCCCATGAACAGGATTATACCCATATCCTGCAACCCGAAAAGAGAATCTCCGCCAACGATAAAATCCGCGTAGCATGTGTAGGAATGGGCATTATGGGTTTCGGAGATGTCAACACGGCTATTAAGGTTCCCGGCGTGGAATTCGTTGCCGCTGCTGATCTCTATGAAGGCCACCTTACCCGTGTAAAGGAAGTCTATGGCCCGCAGGTTACCACTGTCCGCGATTACCGCGAACTGCTGCATCGAAAAGACATCGATGCTATTATCGTGGCCACGCCCGATTTCTGGCATGATACGATCTCCATCGCTGCGATGGAAGCTGGAAAGGCCGTATACTGTGAGAAGCCAATGGTACAGCAGATAGCTGAGGGCCATCAGGTTATTGCCACGCAACAGCGTACCAAAGCGGTTTTCCAGGTAGGAAGCCAGCGAGTGAGCAGCGTAGCCCTGGCAGAAGCCCGCAAACGCTATCTGGCCGGCGAAATCGGTCAGCTGAATGTGGTGGAAGCCCGCTACGACAGGCATAATGCCCTCGGTGCCTGGCAGTATTCCATCCCGCCTGATGCCAATCCTAAAACAGTAGATTTTGATACCTACCTGAAAGACACCGCCAAAGTGCCTTTTGATGCGAAGAAATTCTTCCGCTGGAGAAATTATCAGGCCTATGGTACAGGCGCTCCCGGTGATCTCTTCGTACATCTTATCTCCGGATTACACTATATCACCGGCTCTGTTGGCCCTGAACGCGTATATGCCAGCGGTAACCTGGTACAGTGGAAAGATGGCAGAGACGTACCGGACGTGATCATGGCCATATTCGACTATCCTGAAACGGCAACTCATCCCGCATTCCAGATGACACTGCGCGTAAACTTCGCTGACGGCAGCGGTGGTGGTGAATATACCCGCTTCATCGGTACGGATGGCGTACTCGAGTTAGGCGGTAATTCATTCAATATTAAAAAACATAAACTCCCGGAAGCGCCTGGTTATGGCGGATGGGATACCTATAATACTTTCCCGGCGGCTATCCAGAAGGAGTTTGTCACCCAGTACAACAAGCAGTACGGCTCCGCTTCTTCACAGGCCAGAGTGGAAACCTCCAGCTTTGCAGCACCGCAAGGCTACGACGACCGCCTGGATCATTTCCATAACTTCTTTGAAGCGATGCGCACCGGCAAAACGGTGGTAGAGGATGCTACCTTCGGGCTCCGTGCTGCCGGCCCGGCCCTGCTTACCAATGAGAGCTACTTTAGCAAAAAGGTGCTCAACTGGGACCCTGTACAGATGAAAATAGTATAGCCATATTTTCCTTAATTTTATCAGCACAGGACTAAAAATTGTGCATGATGTTACAGGAAAATATAAACCCCCCGATAGCTGAGAAGATTCCAAAAGAACTCACTATTCATGACCATACCCGGATCGACAATTACTATTGGCTGAATGACCGCGAAAACGCAGACGTAATCGCTTATCTGAAAGCTGAAAATACTTATACAGAGGCTGTTCTTGCACCTGAAAAAGGTCTGCGGGAACAGCTTTTTAATGAGATGAAAGGCCGTATCAAAGAAACAGATATGGGCGTTCCCTACCTCAAAAATGGCTATTACTACTATCACCGTTACGAGGAAGGCAAGGAATATACCATCTATTGCCGCAAAAAGGGTAGCCTGGATGCTGCCGAAGAGGTGATCCTGGATGTCAACGAAGTGGCTGCCGGCCATGCCTACTGCCAGGTTACAGCACTTACAGTGAGTCCGGACGGCCGTATGCTGGCCTATGGCATAGATACGGTGAGCCGCCGCCTTTATACCGTGCGCATCAAAAATCTGCAAACAGGAGAAACACTGGAAGATACTATCCTGGATACTGCTCCTTCCTATACCTGGGCCGCTGATAACCTAACGTTGTTCTATACACGAAAAGATACCGTTACCTTACGTGCGGACCGTGTATTGCGCCATACCATTGGCGAATCACAGGATACGGAAGTGTATTTTGAGGCAGATGAAACCTTTGATGTTTATCTGAATAAAACTAAATCCGGCAAATATATCCTCATCACCAGTGAAAGTACTTTAACATCTGAAGTGAGAATACTGACGGCAGCTACTCCTGCAGAGAATTTCAGTATTTTTCATCCACGTACCAAAGATCAGCTGTACAGTGTAGATCATCGGGAAGATAAATTCTATATACTCACCAACTGGGAAGCGCTGAATTTCCGGCTGATGGAATGCCCGCTGGACAATACTTCCAGGGAGGTATGGAAAGAAATTATCCCTAACAGAAGCCATGTATTGCTGGAAGAGCTGGCCCTGTTCACCGACTTCATGGTATTGGCTGAAAGAGAAAATGGTCTTACTCAGATCAGGATCATCAACAGTAAAACCGGTGAAGAGAAATTTCTGCCTTTCTCAGAACCTGCCTATACCGCTTATATCGGCAC
The Chitinophaga sp. Cy-1792 genome window above contains:
- a CDS encoding S9 family peptidase, with the protein product MMLQENINPPIAEKIPKELTIHDHTRIDNYYWLNDRENADVIAYLKAENTYTEAVLAPEKGLREQLFNEMKGRIKETDMGVPYLKNGYYYYHRYEEGKEYTIYCRKKGSLDAAEEVILDVNEVAAGHAYCQVTALTVSPDGRMLAYGIDTVSRRLYTVRIKNLQTGETLEDTILDTAPSYTWAADNLTLFYTRKDTVTLRADRVLRHTIGESQDTEVYFEADETFDVYLNKTKSGKYILITSESTLTSEVRILTAATPAENFSIFHPRTKDQLYSVDHREDKFYILTNWEALNFRLMECPLDNTSREVWKEIIPNRSHVLLEELALFTDFMVLAERENGLTQIRIINSKTGEEKFLPFSEPAYTAYIGTNGEMNSHELRYGYMSMVTPNSVYDYNMITGSTELKRQQEVMGGYDATQYSSERLLATAADGTQVPVSLVYKNGFKKDGKQPLLLYAYGSYGHSMDVYFNSNMLSLLDRGFAYAIAHIRGGQEMGRQWYEDGKMFKKKNTFTDFIDCALHLIKEKYTSPSHLYAMGGSAGGLLMGAIANMRPDLWNGVVAQVPFVDVVTTMLDETIPLTTGEFDEWGNPKNKDSYDYMLSYSPYDQVEAKDYPNMLVTTGLHDSQVQYWEPAKWVAKLREFKSDKHLLLLYTDMEAGHGGASGRFEMLKEKALEYAFLLKLEEKN
- a CDS encoding succinate dehydrogenase/fumarate reductase iron-sulfur subunit, producing the protein MEHYNMNLTLKVWRQKNKDDRGGFETIPAKNISSEMSFLEMFDVVNEELINEGKEPIAFDHDCREGICGMCSMHINGRAHGPWDGTTTCQLHMRAFKDGDTITVEPWRAGAFPVVKDLTVDRSAFDRIIEAGGYVSVNTGNAQDANNIPIEKHKADLAFAAAACIGCGACVAACKNSSAMLFVSAKVSQLALLPQGQPEKRTRALNMLAQMDKEGFGSCTNTGACEAECPKEISLTNIARLNREFIAAGFTSEK
- a CDS encoding Gfo/Idh/MocA family protein — its product is MSEHSRRKFIKHLGGTAALIGAGSLAALAHEQDYTHILQPEKRISANDKIRVACVGMGIMGFGDVNTAIKVPGVEFVAAADLYEGHLTRVKEVYGPQVTTVRDYRELLHRKDIDAIIVATPDFWHDTISIAAMEAGKAVYCEKPMVQQIAEGHQVIATQQRTKAVFQVGSQRVSSVALAEARKRYLAGEIGQLNVVEARYDRHNALGAWQYSIPPDANPKTVDFDTYLKDTAKVPFDAKKFFRWRNYQAYGTGAPGDLFVHLISGLHYITGSVGPERVYASGNLVQWKDGRDVPDVIMAIFDYPETATHPAFQMTLRVNFADGSGGGEYTRFIGTDGVLELGGNSFNIKKHKLPEAPGYGGWDTYNTFPAAIQKEFVTQYNKQYGSASSQARVETSSFAAPQGYDDRLDHFHNFFEAMRTGKTVVEDATFGLRAAGPALLTNESYFSKKVLNWDPVQMKIV